From the genome of Miscanthus floridulus cultivar M001 chromosome 10, ASM1932011v1, whole genome shotgun sequence, one region includes:
- the LOC136489214 gene encoding uncharacterized protein has product MDVGAGPFCVNRAGKHCQPQIFPLTPPRPHASHLRRGAPCPSPPAALPAPHVRRHNVDPQPNPTDGVGGRHPPLVDPLPCCSPSSPAAASSPPPRGAAPLTVAAAYSVRRPLSSPPLPPYRQPGCHSIHLKELHSRCHCHSIHPLCGWRVGATGAGVVGLVGKCGGTWSAAANSSYQCRRPCISPLPRYGLCTCSFWSDTCVGGLGAGRRARACIHSSTLRALHLQSSLHTPPGRSSPSLLRQCTPAMAKSTIVATAGHLFILVPSNSTTAKLREATSWNPSQLVTSTGATDNRCEIYTFLQLAAF; this is encoded by the exons ATGGATGTTGGAG CTGGCCCATTTTGCGTCAATAGAGCTGGAAAACATTGCCAGCCCCAAATTTTCCCTCTCACACCGCCACGACCCCATGCCTCACACCTCCGGCGCGGCGCTCCCTGTCCCTCGCCTCCGGCTGCGCTCCCTGCTCCTCACGTCCGGCGGCACAATGTTGATCCCCAGCCAAATCCCACGGACGGCGTCGGCGGCAGGCACCCTCCCCTCGTGGATCCGCTGCCATGCTGCTCCCCTTCGTCACCGGCGGCGGCATCCTCTCCACCCCCACGCGGGGCGGCGCCACTCACGGTGGCGGCAGCCTACTCCGTTCGACGTCCCCTCTCCTCACCCCCGCTCCCTCCGTACCGGCAGCCAG GATGTCACAGCATCCATCTGAAGGAGCTCCACTCACGGTGCCACTGCCACAGCATCCATCCTCTCTGTGGCTGGCGGGTGGGAGCAACTGGAGCCGGCGTCGTTGGCCTGGTTGGAAAATGTGGGGGTACCTGGTCTGCAGCGGCGAATTCTTCCTACCAATGCCGCCGCCCCTGCATCAGCCCCCTTCCCCGATATGGGCTCTG TACATGTAGTTTTTGGTCAGATACATGTGTGGGTGGACTCGGAGCTgggcggcgggcgcgggcatGCATCCACAGCAGCACTCTGCGGGCTCTCCATCTCCAGTCCAGTCTCCACACTCCACCTGGCCGCTCATCCCCAAGTCTTCTGCGGCAGTGCACCCCTGCCATGGCTAAAAG TACTATAGTAGCAACAGCTGGACACCTTTTTATTCTGGTGCCCAGCAATTCAACAACAGCAAAGCTAAGAGAAGCAACATCTTGGAATCCTTCTCAGTTGGTCACCTCGACAGGAGCCACAG ATAACAGATGTGAAATTTATACCTTCCTACAGCTCGCAGCGTTCTGA